In Syntrophomonas wolfei subsp. wolfei str. Goettingen G311, a single window of DNA contains:
- a CDS encoding putative ABC transporter permease — protein sequence MEKIICLFFIYAFLGWCTEVIYAGVNRGVFVNRGFLNGPICPIYGFGVLTVLICLLPLHENLLLLYVGSVVLTSLLELLSGFLMEKFFHQRWWDYSDEPFNIGGYICLKFSLLWGFACVLIVEVVHPLINQVLASVPDRLSLPFLLVFSSVFVIDNVVTVVTVAKLNQRLQQLDEVARALRRVSDAFGSVAADGSIALSDANEKLREDLRAKHEELIALIHMEQKRLLNAFPNIQSRKHREVMEEIKAHVRKKLEKKYVQYRSRRF from the coding sequence ATGGAGAAAATTATCTGCTTGTTCTTTATTTATGCTTTTCTGGGATGGTGTACGGAGGTTATATATGCAGGGGTCAACCGGGGAGTTTTTGTAAACCGGGGCTTTTTAAACGGACCTATTTGCCCGATTTATGGGTTTGGCGTACTTACAGTATTAATTTGTTTACTGCCCCTGCACGAAAACCTGCTGTTGCTGTATGTAGGGTCAGTAGTTTTAACATCGCTTTTGGAGCTCTTAAGCGGCTTTTTGATGGAGAAGTTTTTTCACCAGAGATGGTGGGATTATTCCGATGAGCCTTTTAATATAGGGGGTTACATATGTTTGAAGTTCTCCCTTTTATGGGGCTTTGCTTGTGTGTTGATCGTGGAAGTTGTACACCCGCTCATCAACCAGGTGCTGGCATCTGTACCTGATAGGCTAAGCTTGCCGTTTTTACTGGTTTTCAGCAGCGTTTTCGTTATTGATAATGTGGTAACGGTTGTGACTGTAGCCAAACTCAATCAACGACTACAGCAACTTGATGAGGTTGCCCGTGCACTTAGAAGGGTTTCCGATGCTTTTGGCAGTGTGGCAGCAGATGGCAGCATTGCCTTGTCTGATGCCAATGAAAAGCTCAGGGAAGATCTGAGGGCAAAACACGAAGAACTTATTGCGCTCATTCATATGGAACAAAAGCGTTTACTTAATGCTTTCCCAAATATTCAGTCTAGGAAGCACCGGGAAGTCATGGAAGAAATCAAAGCCCATGTTCGCAAAAAATTAGAAAAAAAGTATGTCCAATACCGATCCAGGCGCTTTTAA
- the cas2 gene encoding CRISPR-associated endonuclease Cas2, translating into MKNKLNYNYVIVFYDVGKKRVAKVFKICKQYLKHFQKSVFRGHITPANYLELKGKLLKVIDIDYDFVTFIQTISDASFNEESIGNTGINPESIIL; encoded by the coding sequence ATGAAAAACAAACTAAATTACAATTATGTCATCGTTTTCTATGATGTTGGCAAAAAACGGGTAGCTAAAGTTTTCAAGATTTGCAAACAATACCTGAAACATTTTCAAAAGTCTGTTTTCAGAGGTCATATTACACCTGCAAACTATCTGGAACTTAAGGGAAAGCTTTTAAAAGTGATTGACATTGACTATGATTTTGTAACATTTATCCAAACGATAAGTGATGCCTCCTTTAATGAGGAGAGTATTGGAAATACGGGGATTAACCCGGAGTCGATTATTCTATGA
- the cas1b gene encoding type I-B CRISPR-associated endonuclease Cas1b: MNSDTRYIFSTGELFQKDFSIVFRKEDGNIYFPVKDTRELYCFNEVTLSTKLMQLLAKAGIVVHFFGYYENYIGTFYPKEYLLSGRLTVAQALAYGNNRLTVAKPIVCGTAKNIHFVLYHYYRHGKSDLKEFLDWLHKSVPKLVDDTGDIKQLLRIEGAIWAGFYQTFREILPESFAMNKRVKRPPDNPINALISFGNTLLYTKTITEIYHTHLNQTISFLHEPAERRFSLSLDLSEVFKPILVYRTIFDCVNNRKITVEKHFNKSLNYALLNDAGRKTFIEAFDERLNQTFEHNTLKRRISFKQAIRLDGYKLIKYILEGKKFVPFCMEDKK, from the coding sequence ATGAATAGCGATACCAGGTATATTTTTTCTACAGGTGAACTGTTCCAGAAGGACTTTTCTATTGTCTTCCGCAAGGAAGACGGTAATATCTATTTCCCTGTGAAGGATACCCGGGAGCTTTATTGTTTTAATGAAGTGACATTGAGCACAAAGCTAATGCAGCTTTTAGCCAAGGCAGGTATTGTAGTACATTTTTTCGGCTATTATGAAAACTATATTGGCACCTTTTATCCGAAAGAATACTTGTTAAGCGGGCGACTGACCGTTGCCCAAGCCCTGGCCTATGGAAACAACAGGCTGACTGTAGCCAAGCCTATTGTTTGTGGAACCGCAAAAAATATCCATTTTGTGTTATATCATTATTATCGACATGGAAAAAGTGATCTAAAAGAATTTCTTGATTGGTTGCACAAGTCTGTTCCCAAATTGGTGGATGATACCGGCGATATTAAGCAGCTATTGCGGATAGAAGGAGCCATTTGGGCTGGATTTTATCAAACTTTTCGCGAAATCCTGCCTGAATCTTTTGCCATGAATAAGCGAGTGAAACGTCCTCCCGATAACCCTATCAACGCCCTGATCTCTTTTGGCAATACTTTGCTCTATACGAAAACAATCACAGAAATCTACCACACACACTTAAATCAAACTATATCATTTTTACACGAACCTGCCGAGCGACGTTTCTCATTAAGTCTCGATCTTTCAGAAGTTTTCAAACCGATACTGGTTTATAGGACTATTTTTGATTGTGTCAATAACCGCAAAATTACTGTGGAAAAGCACTTTAACAAAAGCCTCAACTATGCCCTGCTTAACGATGCCGGACGAAAGACATTCATAGAGGCTTTTGACGAACGTTTGAATCAAACCTTCGAACATAATACTTTAAAAAGGAGAATCAGCTTCAAGCAGGCGATACGCCTGGATGGTTATAAATTAATCAAGTACATTTTGGAGGGAAAGAAATTTGTCCCATTTTGCATGGAGGATAAGAAATGA
- a CDS encoding CRISPR-associated protein Cas4, with the protein MLTGTLVNYYTHCRRQCWLFYHHINMEDNSEDVRIGRVLHELKKQDKKEIALEGIKLDKLTAEYVTEIKKSDADIPAAMAQLEYYLIVLRDKGIMRKGRLECIEKNKQNKSIHTLTLTEERMGELKKEYRSIEEFLNSDVPPPPPKIKPMCKKCAYFEYCFI; encoded by the coding sequence ATGCTAACCGGAACATTGGTCAATTATTATACACATTGCCGGCGACAATGCTGGCTATTTTATCACCATATAAATATGGAGGACAATTCCGAGGATGTACGAATCGGACGGGTGTTGCATGAACTAAAAAAGCAGGATAAAAAGGAAATTGCCCTGGAAGGTATTAAATTAGACAAGCTTACGGCGGAATATGTTACAGAAATTAAAAAGTCTGATGCCGATATTCCGGCTGCCATGGCACAATTGGAGTATTATCTGATTGTGTTGCGCGATAAGGGAATTATGCGAAAGGGTCGCCTGGAATGTATTGAGAAGAACAAGCAAAACAAAAGTATTCATACTTTGACCCTTACGGAGGAGAGGATGGGGGAGTTGAAAAAAGAATACCGCAGTATTGAAGAATTCTTGAATTCCGATGTCCCGCCACCCCCTCCAAAGATAAAGCCAATGTGCAAAAAGTGCGCCTATTTCGAATACTGCTTTATATAG
- a CDS encoding CRISPR-associated helicase/endonuclease Cas3, with protein MLKVSLVSPHQLQDTRYLAHSRTLNGHRQTETLLAHSQLTLYYFEKYCSIKDIDKIIKKLIEACGFQGEEADKVYLAFVYAIYLHDYGKINPRYQYDVLENKVFYAMREQAINSNHALASAYLYLDHMYRLWPGRPTPALAKCLANFAYCISKHHGNLGNGHDFSELEHVAEKYCISDIDQSVFEHTQFYMQQQKLIKQPIAFYILCRLLYTLIVGCDYCATQEFMTGCAMHPAIIGAGGRELAQSYNESAICRSIRQYQYNPSDFDGDPINELRNELFLEAERNLIANPDAHIYYLEAPTGAGKTNMAINLALRVLQTNSNISNIFYVFPFNTLVEQTKSTLLPLFGDKLAVINSITPVVVGGDDRVEDYSVAWLDHLFNNYPIVLTSHVNFFNALFSCGRNQGFPLLKLCNSVIVIDEIQSYKNAIWREIISFLQKYAKLLNMKIIIMSATLPQLDKLLKTADAKFATLIEKPEKYYHHPLFRDRVRLDFSLLAEEKITLDRLKKEVLCFKDKRVLVEFIKKKTAREFYMICKDECNAVLLTGDDNAIRREEIIKRIRNGEQLVLIATQVIEAGIDIDMEIGFKDISLLDAEEQFLGRVNRSCLNQGGALVYFFDYDDASLIYRGDARLYYSIRDPAIQQLLNEKRFAEFYATVFKDLITRTSRSNEKNIANLDKHCTQFNCKEIEAHMRLIEPNLQLFVPYVWGDLDGYQVWEEFKALGSNKALSYAQLMVEYSRMAPKISYFTYQVFRNNTPAGAEEYGGYFFIDGGERFIEEGVLNREELEKYCRGIFL; from the coding sequence ATGCTAAAAGTGAGCCTGGTTAGTCCGCATCAACTGCAAGATACTCGTTATCTTGCTCATAGCAGGACACTAAACGGACACAGGCAAACCGAGACTTTGTTGGCTCATTCCCAGCTGACTCTTTATTATTTTGAAAAGTATTGTTCTATAAAAGATATAGATAAAATCATTAAAAAACTAATCGAGGCCTGTGGTTTTCAGGGTGAGGAAGCAGACAAAGTTTATCTGGCATTCGTATATGCCATATATCTGCATGATTATGGGAAAATAAATCCACGCTATCAATACGATGTGCTGGAGAACAAGGTTTTTTATGCTATGCGGGAGCAGGCCATCAATTCCAACCATGCCCTGGCCTCAGCCTATTTGTATTTGGATCATATGTATAGATTGTGGCCGGGAAGACCCACTCCCGCCCTGGCAAAATGCCTGGCAAACTTTGCGTATTGCATAAGCAAACATCATGGCAACCTGGGTAACGGACATGATTTTTCTGAGCTGGAACATGTTGCCGAAAAGTATTGTATCAGCGATATTGACCAGAGTGTTTTTGAGCACACGCAATTCTACATGCAGCAGCAGAAATTAATCAAACAGCCTATAGCGTTCTATATTCTGTGCCGCCTCTTATATACACTTATTGTCGGCTGCGATTATTGCGCTACACAGGAATTTATGACCGGCTGTGCCATGCATCCAGCTATCATTGGTGCGGGTGGCAGGGAATTGGCGCAGAGCTACAACGAAAGTGCCATCTGCCGGAGCATCCGGCAATATCAATATAATCCGTCTGATTTTGATGGTGATCCAATCAATGAATTGCGCAATGAATTATTTTTAGAGGCGGAGCGGAATCTTATCGCCAATCCCGATGCTCATATTTATTATTTGGAGGCTCCTACGGGTGCGGGCAAAACTAACATGGCCATTAATCTTGCTTTGCGCGTCCTACAAACAAATAGTAATATAAGCAATATTTTCTATGTATTTCCCTTCAATACCCTGGTGGAGCAAACTAAATCAACACTGCTTCCGTTATTTGGCGATAAGTTGGCGGTTATCAATTCCATTACCCCGGTGGTGGTGGGTGGTGATGACAGGGTAGAAGATTACAGTGTCGCCTGGTTGGATCATCTTTTCAACAACTACCCTATTGTACTGACTTCGCATGTAAACTTTTTCAATGCCCTTTTTAGTTGCGGACGCAATCAAGGTTTTCCATTACTCAAGCTTTGCAACAGTGTAATCGTAATTGATGAAATTCAGAGTTATAAAAACGCTATCTGGCGAGAAATTATCAGCTTTTTACAAAAGTATGCCAAACTGCTTAACATGAAAATTATAATCATGTCAGCTACATTACCTCAACTCGATAAACTGCTCAAGACCGCAGATGCTAAATTTGCTACGTTAATTGAGAAACCGGAAAAATATTATCACCATCCTCTTTTTAGGGATAGAGTGCGATTAGATTTTTCATTATTGGCGGAAGAAAAAATCACTTTGGATAGACTCAAAAAAGAAGTATTATGCTTCAAGGATAAACGAGTACTGGTGGAATTTATTAAGAAAAAAACTGCCCGGGAATTTTATATGATCTGCAAAGACGAATGCAATGCTGTCCTGCTAACCGGTGATGACAACGCTATTCGAAGGGAAGAGATTATTAAACGAATTCGCAATGGTGAACAATTGGTTCTCATTGCCACTCAGGTTATTGAAGCGGGGATTGATATCGATATGGAAATCGGTTTTAAAGATATTTCTCTTCTTGATGCAGAAGAACAGTTCCTGGGCCGGGTCAATCGCTCCTGTCTCAATCAGGGAGGAGCTTTGGTATACTTTTTTGACTATGATGATGCTAGTTTAATCTACAGGGGAGATGCCAGATTATACTATTCCATCCGGGACCCGGCAATACAGCAACTCCTTAATGAAAAACGTTTCGCTGAGTTTTATGCAACTGTATTTAAGGATTTAATTACCAGAACAAGCAGATCCAACGAAAAGAACATTGCCAATCTGGATAAGCATTGTACCCAGTTTAATTGTAAAGAAATTGAGGCCCATATGCGCCTGATCGAGCCGAATCTGCAGCTTTTCGTGCCTTATGTTTGGGGTGATCTTGACGGCTATCAAGTATGGGAAGAGTTCAAGGCATTGGGCAGCAACAAAGCACTGTCTTATGCCCAGCTTATGGTGGAGTATTCCAGAATGGCTCCAAAAATATCTTATTTCACCTACCAGGTTTTCCGCAACAATACTCCAGCCGGAGCCGAGGAATATGGCGGTTATTTTTTTATTGATGGCGGAGAGCGTTTCATTGAGGAGGGAGTGCTGAATAGAGAGGAACTGGAGAAATACTGTAGGGGGATATTCTTGTGA
- the cas5b gene encoding type I-B CRISPR-associated protein Cas5b encodes MKSLRFTLSGPLACFRQPDVNAKVYFTYNNIHKVALLGLLGAVIGLSGYRNADLYGQGEKLYPEFYEVLSPLLVSVVPNVKNGYFSKKIQYFNNSVGYASKEEGGNLQVREQWLENPNWTVFLAQHKLDASIWDKLCDYMLRGQCVYIPYLGRNDFPAQISDVCLVELSVSKSLRIDSLFLYSGDLNTLDGGDPSQYLFVETAPTSLVPKHNFYEFGRYIFTNCTLPEDELPPYLYSDGVRQYSFY; translated from the coding sequence ATGAAAAGCTTGCGTTTTACCTTATCAGGGCCATTAGCCTGCTTTCGGCAACCGGATGTAAATGCCAAAGTCTATTTCACTTACAACAATATCCACAAGGTAGCTTTGTTGGGCCTATTAGGTGCAGTAATAGGCTTGAGCGGCTACCGCAATGCCGATCTTTATGGCCAGGGTGAAAAATTATATCCTGAGTTTTACGAGGTGCTTTCGCCTCTACTGGTATCAGTTGTTCCCAATGTTAAGAATGGATACTTCAGTAAAAAGATTCAATATTTTAACAACAGTGTGGGTTATGCCTCCAAAGAAGAAGGAGGCAATCTGCAGGTGCGGGAGCAGTGGCTGGAAAATCCCAACTGGACTGTCTTTCTCGCTCAGCATAAGCTGGACGCTTCGATTTGGGATAAACTATGCGACTATATGTTGCGGGGACAATGCGTCTATATCCCCTATTTGGGACGCAATGATTTTCCGGCTCAGATAAGTGATGTTTGCCTAGTTGAACTATCTGTTTCAAAATCTCTGCGGATTGATTCATTGTTTTTATATAGCGGTGACCTTAACACCCTGGATGGAGGCGATCCTTCGCAGTATTTATTTGTTGAAACAGCGCCCACCAGTCTGGTTCCCAAGCACAACTTCTACGAATTTGGAAGGTATATTTTTACCAACTGTACGCTTCCTGAGGATGAATTGCCCCCTTATTTATATAGCGATGGTGTCCGGCAATATAGTTTTTATTAA
- a CDS encoding type I CRISPR-associated protein Cas7 → MIKNNRVYGIIGVGAYMANFNADLSGYPKTTTNNDIFGSDKALKYPMKRMWLIEGDKVFYIKSMTIAKSKKDKEMEILQPKDLIERYEDLFGKEWDANLTVKDVAKDLFSTVDIMNFGATFTGSESESKTAKKKIGHNISITGAVQINQGFNLYEKTNVLVQDILSPFRNPNDKSEDKTATSIGTKIVTDEAHYVYSFSVNPANYADYLGLIDGFEGYTTEAYEKFKRAARVATTAFNTNSKSGCENELALFIELKEDSKLFLANLDRYVEVRKKEKQTLYDLSKLAEIIAPQQEEIQSIELFHNPISVEVNYGSLPCTVNSIF, encoded by the coding sequence ATGATAAAGAACAATAGGGTATATGGAATTATCGGGGTAGGAGCTTACATGGCCAATTTTAATGCTGATTTGTCCGGTTATCCTAAGACGACCACCAATAATGACATATTCGGCAGTGATAAAGCCTTGAAATACCCCATGAAGCGCATGTGGCTTATTGAAGGTGATAAAGTCTTTTATATCAAAAGTATGACAATTGCTAAGAGTAAAAAAGACAAGGAGATGGAAATTCTTCAGCCAAAAGATTTGATTGAAAGATATGAAGATTTATTTGGAAAGGAATGGGATGCAAATCTTACTGTTAAAGATGTTGCTAAAGATTTGTTTTCAACTGTAGATATTATGAATTTTGGCGCAACTTTTACAGGTAGCGAATCTGAGAGTAAAACAGCTAAGAAAAAAATTGGCCATAACATCAGCATTACAGGTGCAGTACAGATAAATCAGGGATTTAACCTTTACGAAAAAACAAATGTATTGGTCCAGGACATACTTTCTCCTTTTCGCAATCCCAATGATAAAAGCGAAGACAAAACGGCTACATCCATCGGCACCAAAATCGTGACTGATGAGGCGCACTATGTCTATTCCTTTTCAGTAAACCCTGCAAACTACGCAGATTATCTTGGACTGATCGATGGTTTCGAGGGTTATACAACCGAGGCCTATGAAAAATTCAAGCGGGCGGCCAGGGTTGCCACCACAGCTTTTAACACCAATTCCAAAAGCGGCTGCGAGAATGAGTTGGCGCTTTTTATTGAACTGAAAGAAGACAGCAAGTTATTCCTGGCTAATTTGGACAGGTATGTCGAAGTGCGGAAAAAGGAAAAACAAACTTTATACGACCTGAGCAAACTGGCGGAGATAATTGCTCCACAGCAGGAAGAAATACAATCTATTGAACTTTTCCATAATCCGATTAGCGTGGAGGTAAACTATGGCTCTCTTCCTTGTACGGTCAATTCAATATTTTAA
- a CDS encoding CRISPR-associated endoribonuclease Cas6 — MNLCFHELLFTLQFNQDIPVRQVQSSLAALIANGMTFSEPLKELHQQNIFKPYVFSMPYPLEPDRIYRRGRMYCFNLRTQKLDFALAMKNYLPQAQGNARVVATELRTFSQPHISELISLTPIIVTVDNLCWMPENGIGLLANRLHNNAVKKCKAINAEFIEPEEMFFELVEILNRKPIGVSYKGTTLLGHKVQLKIRPKPWAQQLAVTVLAQGLAEKNSIGFGYCIARR; from the coding sequence ATGAACCTTTGTTTTCACGAGCTTTTATTCACCCTTCAATTTAACCAGGATATACCTGTGCGCCAGGTGCAATCCAGCCTGGCTGCGCTTATTGCCAATGGAATGACTTTCAGTGAACCACTAAAAGAATTGCATCAACAGAACATTTTCAAACCGTATGTTTTCTCGATGCCCTATCCTTTGGAACCTGATCGCATTTACCGCCGGGGTAGGATGTACTGCTTTAACCTGCGCACTCAAAAACTGGATTTTGCTCTGGCAATGAAGAATTATCTGCCCCAGGCTCAGGGCAATGCACGGGTAGTAGCAACCGAGCTTAGAACATTTAGCCAGCCTCATATTAGTGAGTTAATATCCCTTACTCCCATTATAGTTACGGTGGATAATCTATGCTGGATGCCAGAAAACGGTATTGGGTTGTTGGCTAATCGATTACACAACAATGCGGTTAAAAAATGTAAAGCTATAAACGCTGAATTTATTGAACCAGAAGAAATGTTTTTCGAATTAGTAGAAATTCTAAATCGGAAGCCCATTGGGGTGAGCTATAAAGGGACTACCCTGCTGGGGCATAAGGTGCAGTTAAAGATAAGGCCGAAACCATGGGCTCAGCAATTGGCGGTAACGGTATTAGCTCAGGGCTTAGCGGAAAAAAATTCCATAGGTTTCGGCTATTGTATAGCGAGGAGGTGA
- the hisC gene encoding histidinol-phosphate transaminase, with protein sequence MNLPKLDRLVPSYIKGFEAYIPSKPDPELKKLFGCKQLYRLNNNENPLGPPPAAQEMLHRFETHRAAIYPSGDSYYLRDKLAEKYKLHPDQILVGNGANEVITFAIKAFCEAGDNIITADKTFAVYEWVAIFSGYEARLVPLKDFCFDDEGMLAQIDERTKILFICNPNNPTGTYWNQEKLCRFLDRIDGKQIVVVDEAYCEFVEKEDFPDGIALIERYPNLVVFRTFSKMYGLAGLRIGYLAGSLEVVNIMRRACVVYSVNTLAQETALLALDDPEHIQKTNTLVKKEKAYLYRELTRLGLPLVMHEGNFVMIKLPISDTLAYRKLMARGVMVRSMTGFRYPNYIRITIAQHEAMEALIESLRAIFKASEETAK encoded by the coding sequence ATGAATTTACCTAAACTGGACAGATTGGTTCCTTCCTATATCAAGGGATTTGAAGCCTATATTCCCAGCAAACCAGACCCGGAATTGAAAAAGCTTTTTGGTTGTAAGCAGCTCTACCGCTTGAATAACAATGAGAATCCACTGGGGCCACCCCCGGCAGCGCAGGAAATGCTACATCGTTTTGAAACGCATCGAGCGGCGATTTATCCCAGCGGAGATTCCTATTACCTGCGCGATAAACTGGCCGAGAAATATAAGCTGCACCCCGATCAAATCCTGGTGGGAAATGGGGCCAATGAAGTGATTACCTTTGCCATAAAAGCCTTCTGTGAAGCGGGAGATAATATAATTACCGCTGACAAAACCTTTGCCGTTTATGAATGGGTAGCTATTTTTTCGGGATATGAAGCCCGCCTGGTTCCTTTAAAGGATTTTTGCTTTGACGATGAGGGGATGCTGGCCCAGATAGATGAGCGTACCAAAATCCTTTTTATCTGCAACCCGAACAATCCTACCGGAACCTATTGGAACCAGGAGAAACTTTGTCGTTTCCTGGATCGGATAGATGGAAAACAAATCGTGGTAGTCGATGAAGCCTACTGTGAGTTCGTGGAAAAAGAAGATTTTCCGGATGGTATCGCGCTTATCGAACGTTATCCCAACCTGGTGGTCTTCCGCACCTTTTCCAAGATGTATGGACTGGCCGGGCTACGCATTGGATATTTGGCGGGCAGCCTGGAGGTGGTAAATATCATGCGCCGGGCCTGTGTGGTCTATTCAGTTAATACCCTGGCGCAGGAGACTGCTCTCCTGGCCCTGGATGATCCGGAGCATATCCAAAAGACCAATACCCTGGTTAAAAAGGAAAAAGCCTATTTGTACCGGGAGCTAACCCGCTTGGGACTCCCTCTGGTCATGCACGAGGGTAATTTTGTGATGATAAAGCTCCCGATTAGTGATACTCTGGCGTACCGCAAACTTATGGCCCGCGGCGTGATGGTGCGCAGCATGACCGGATTCCGTTATCCCAATTATATTCGCATCACCATTGCCCAGCACGAAGCTATGGAGGCCTTGATTGAATCATTGAGAGCTATATTTAAAGCATCGGAAGAAACTGCGAAGTAG
- a CDS encoding CCA tRNA nucleotidyltransferase encodes MKINMPENVQTILNKLHSNGYQAYIYGACIRDYLLGKEPINWDITTNALPNNTVVIFDENEGFTSIPSVEDYGIVTLHFKGESCQVNTFRTGEARRFADDISEDLLHKDFTMNSIAYNEQAGIVDPYNGVGDIEKRLIRCAQNPYEQMQEDSARILRAVRFESQLGFKIEAELLQAMKDLKDTVPASGSRVRNEFIQLLLSEQPSRSIRRLLELGLLERLIPELMPAIGFDTHSSYHDKDVFEHSLVVLDNTEPNLTLRLAALLHDIDKPNCLTIDEDGEGHCYGHASGGSEMAQAILGRLNFDRKTIQAVSSLIKEHMNDFGNISDLSIKRLIRRVGPDNIDRLFELQLADIKGSALSSRDPERITKIRNKCFEVLSRREPLTVHDLDISGYDLLSLGYPPGKKIGETMDYLLDQVIDNPSLNQRDTLIALLKNRK; translated from the coding sequence ATGAAAATCAATATGCCCGAAAATGTACAAACGATTCTAAACAAGCTTCATAGTAATGGTTATCAGGCCTACATTTATGGTGCCTGCATCCGGGATTACCTGCTGGGTAAAGAACCTATAAACTGGGATATCACTACCAATGCCCTGCCTAACAATACTGTAGTTATTTTCGATGAAAATGAAGGTTTTACTAGCATTCCTTCCGTAGAGGATTACGGAATAGTTACACTACATTTTAAAGGGGAGAGCTGCCAGGTAAATACCTTCCGCACCGGGGAAGCAAGGCGATTTGCCGATGATATCAGTGAAGATCTGCTGCACAAGGATTTTACTATGAATTCCATTGCCTATAATGAACAGGCGGGAATAGTGGATCCCTATAATGGAGTAGGAGATATTGAAAAACGCTTAATCCGCTGCGCCCAAAACCCCTATGAACAAATGCAGGAAGATAGCGCAAGAATCCTGAGGGCGGTTAGATTTGAATCCCAGTTGGGATTTAAAATTGAAGCGGAATTACTACAGGCTATGAAGGATTTAAAAGATACCGTTCCCGCCAGCGGATCAAGGGTTCGCAACGAGTTTATCCAGCTTCTCTTAAGTGAGCAACCTTCCCGGAGTATACGCAGGTTGTTGGAACTAGGCTTGCTGGAGAGGCTCATACCCGAACTTATGCCTGCCATAGGTTTTGATACCCACAGCTCTTATCATGATAAAGATGTTTTTGAACATAGCCTGGTGGTTTTAGATAATACCGAGCCTAACCTGACTTTAAGGCTGGCAGCACTCTTGCACGATATTGACAAGCCCAACTGCCTGACCATAGATGAAGACGGGGAGGGACATTGCTATGGCCATGCCAGCGGCGGCAGCGAGATGGCCCAGGCAATACTGGGCCGCTTAAACTTTGACCGCAAAACCATTCAGGCAGTAAGCTCCCTTATCAAAGAACATATGAATGATTTCGGAAATATCAGCGATCTCAGCATAAAACGATTAATAAGGCGGGTGGGACCGGATAATATCGACCGCCTGTTTGAGCTGCAATTGGCGGATATCAAAGGTTCCGCACTATCCAGCAGAGACCCTGAAAGAATCACGAAAATAAGAAATAAATGTTTTGAAGTCTTATCCCGCCGGGAACCCCTAACGGTTCACGACCTGGATATAAGCGGCTATGATTTGCTTTCCCTGGGTTACCCCCCGGGAAAGAAGATAGGAGAAACTATGGATTACCTGCTGGATCAGGTGATCGACAACCCCTCTCTTAATCAAAGGGATACCCTTATTGCCTTATTGAAGAACCGGAAATAA
- a CDS encoding nucleotidyltransferase family protein, translated as MTNKLKAIVLAAGYSSRMASMKALLPLGETNVLERVVATFRQAGISDIRVVTGYRRELLLPLLQKLALREIYNPYYAEGMFSSVQSGVSSLEPESEAFFIMPVDIPLLKAATLQTLLEHFDHKQAEIFHPCYQGQRGHPPLLAYSMRQRILQWEGAGGLKGLLRQHEDKSINIAVPDSAILLDMDTVEQYQHLLTLDVKE; from the coding sequence ATGACCAATAAACTCAAGGCCATAGTGCTGGCAGCCGGCTATTCTTCCCGCATGGCAAGCATGAAAGCACTGCTGCCTCTGGGAGAAACCAACGTACTGGAAAGGGTGGTCGCTACTTTTCGGCAAGCAGGTATTTCGGATATCAGAGTTGTCACCGGTTACCGGCGGGAATTGCTCCTGCCCCTACTGCAAAAACTGGCGCTCAGGGAAATCTATAATCCTTATTATGCAGAAGGCATGTTTTCATCGGTTCAAAGCGGCGTATCCAGTCTGGAACCGGAGTCTGAAGCTTTCTTTATTATGCCCGTAGATATTCCGCTGCTTAAGGCAGCGACCCTGCAAACACTGCTAGAACATTTTGACCACAAGCAGGCTGAGATATTTCATCCCTGTTATCAGGGCCAGCGCGGGCACCCCCCGCTTTTGGCGTACAGCATGCGCCAGCGGATATTGCAGTGGGAGGGGGCAGGTGGACTGAAAGGGCTCCTGCGTCAACATGAAGATAAAAGCATTAACATAGCCGTCCCTGATAGCGCTATTCTTCTGGATATGGATACAGTGGAACAGTACCAGCATCTCTTGACATTGGATGTAAAGGAGTGA